Proteins encoded within one genomic window of Gigantopelta aegis isolate Gae_Host chromosome 2, Gae_host_genome, whole genome shotgun sequence:
- the LOC121388392 gene encoding sodium-dependent glucose transporter 1-like — translation MSWIDKVGKNARDQEYRSKFCQTFWICCAFAMLGIVYGQRGPSFLDLQLVTKANVEQVSQLFTSQSAGYMSGGVIGGFLYDHYAKYRSLLLFGSTFLMAVTTIIVPWCSNYILMVAMFYLCAVCMGVLDDGGKSRILNLWGARGTPYMQAEHFSYGLGGFIVPLFTEPFLALESNVTSNITGVLPFLCNNTTLGEIIKQTVTGTKSAASVLTSVFWAAFAAGRFLGILVSTFVSPITMLAICCSTLAVSMLCFTLCALFMVHPAIWVFTFLCGLTMAPIYPTGLVWTEKDLFKFSGKLFSVILMASSGGALANPPTLGHLLQHYSQMYAYLQLLESVTMVIVFISLYVFARVTTTHREMSDQSVEMMKCFNIMCYFDYFSGGNSRILNLWGARGTPYMQAAHFSYGLGGFIVPFFTEPFLALESNVTSNITGVLPFLCNNMTLGEIIKQTNTTTDLVHLNTTELDCWTRYNGVTVAQSGVTDVHNNMPGPLPDSDESILYIAYLISGALCILSSIPFIVHFCTSKHDERHQHHHHHHHKQRPRRHVKQDAAYRHGRSIPQFTFILLLVILIYILYVAVESTFSNFLLAFAVRKLGWTKSAASVLTSVFWAAFAAGRFLGILVSTFVSPITMLAICCSTLAVSMLCFTLCALFMVHPAIWVFTFLCGLTMAPIYPTGLVWTEKDLFKFSGKLFSVILMASSGGALANSPILGHLLQHYSQMWYAYLQLLESVTMVIVFVSLYVFARVTTTHREMSDQGVEMVDVEESNKEEMDGMIKDSLYVPSE, via the exons ATGTCTTGGATAGACAAGGTCGGGAAGAATGCGAGAGATCAAGAATACAGATCAAAATTCTGCCAGACCTTCTGGATTTGCTGTGCCTTTGCTATGCTT GGGATAGTATACGGTCAGCGAGGTCCTTCTTTTCTTGACCTTCAACTCGTCACCAAAGCAAACGTAGAACAAGTGTCGCAGCTGTTCACTAGCCAATCAGCAGGCTACATGTCAGGTGGCGTTATCGGGGGCTTCCTCTACGATCACTACGCCAAATATAGGTCGCTGCTACTGTTCGGATCTACTTTCCTGATGGCAGTCACGACTATCATTGTACCATGGTGCTCAAACTACATACTAATGGTCGCCATGTTTTACCTGTGTGCCGTATGCATGGGAGTACTGGATGATG GGGGTAAGTCCAGAATCCTGAATCTGTGGGGAGCACGTGGGACACCTTATATGCAGGCTGAACATTTTAGTTACGGACTTGGTGGGTTTATCGTCCCGTTGTTCACGGAACCATTCCTCGCCCTAGAGTCAAACGTCACAAGCAATATCACCGGTGTTCTGCCATTCCTTTGCAATAATACGACTCTGGGcgaaataattaaacaaactgtcacgggg ACTAAATCTGCAGCTTCCGTTTTGACATCAGTCTTCTGGGCAGCATTTGCTGCAGGACGATTCCTCGGTATCTTGGTCTCTACTTTCGTTTCCCCTATAACCATGCTGGCGATCTGCTGTTCTACCTTGGCGGTGTCAATGCTTTGCTTCACACTGTGTGCTCTCTTCATGGTCCACCCAGCGATCTGGGTGTTCACGTTCCTATGCGGCCTCACCATGGCGCCAATATACCCCACGGGTTTGGTGTGGACGGAGAAGGACCTCTTCAAATTCTCTGGGAAACTGTTCTCTGTGATACTGATGGCTTCGTCCGGCGGAGCTCTGGCGAACCCTCCAACACTGGGTCATCTTCTGCAGCACTACAGTCAGATGTACGCCTATCTGCAGCTTCTGGAATCCGTCACCATGGTGATTGTGTTCATCAGCCTCTATGTTTTTGCTAGAGTCACCACCACACACAGAGAAATGTCAGATCAAAGTGTAGAAATG atgaaatgttttaatatcatgtgctattttgattatttttcagGGGGTAACTCCAGAATCCTGAACCTATGGGGAGCACGTGGGACACCTTATATGCAGGCtgcacattttagttacggacTTGGTGGGTTTATCGTCCCGTTTTTCACGGAACCATTCCTCGCCCTAGAGTCAAACGTCACAAGCAATATCACCGGTGTTCTGCCATTCCTTTGCAATAATATGACTCTGGGcgaaataattaaacaaacaaataccaCAACTGATCTGGTGCATCTAAACACCACGGAATTGGATTGTTGGACTCGTTACAATGGCGTAACGGTCGCACAAAGTGGTGTTACGGACGTACATAATAACATGCCTGGTCCACTGCCTGATTCTGACGAATCGATACTTTACATAGCTTATTTAATCAGTGGAGCCTTGTGTATTCTTTCATCCATACCGTTCATCGTTCACTTCTGTACGTCAAAACACGATGAGCgacatcagcatcatcatcatcatcaccataaacAACGACCacgacgtcatgttaaacaGGACGCGGCGTACAGACACGGACGGTCCATACCACAATTTACCTTCATTTTGTTGCtagttatattaatatacatccTCTACGTAGCCGTCGAATCAACCTTCAGCAACTTCCTGTTGGCATTTGCAGTGCGCAAACTCGGCTGGACTAAATCTGCAGCTTCCGTTTTGACATCAGTCTTCTGGGCAGCATTTGCTGCAGGACGATTCCTCGGTATCTTGGTCTCTACTTTCGTTTCCCCTATAACCATGCTGGCGATCTGCTGTTCTACCTTGGCGGTGTCAATGCTTTGCTTCACACTGTGTGCTCTCTTCATGGTCCACCCAGCGATCTGGGTGTTCACGTTCCTATGCGGCCTCACCATGGCGCCAATATACCCCACGGGTTTGGTGTGGACGGAGAAGGACCTCTTCAAATTCTCTGGGAAACTGTTCTCTGTGATACTGATGGCTTCGTCCGGCGGAGCTCTGGCAAACTCTCCAATACTGGGTCATCTTCTGCAGCACTACAGTCAGATGTGGTACGCCTATCTGCAGCTTCTGGAATCCGTTACCATGGTGATTGTGTTCGTCAGCCTCTATGTTTTTGCTAGAGTCACCACCACACACAGAGAAATGTCAGATCAAGGTGTAGAAATGGTAGATGTGGAGGAATCTAATAAAGAGGAAATGGATGGAATGATCAAGGATTCGTTATATGTTCCGTCAGAGTGA